GATGACCCATGCCGACCAAGTGGCGGATAGGCGGCTCGACGATGTCGAAGAAGCCACCGAACTACAAAGCTTGAATCAGTTGCTGGAACGGGAGCAGCAGAGCCTAACACTGATCGAAGGCCAATGTTCACAATTGGAAGCAGAGCTTCAATTATTCGATGATCGATGGGCACAAGAGGCAATCGGCATGGATTTGGCCGGCATGAACTTAGAGGATATCGGGGCCTGGATGCTTAGGCGGGAGAGGGCGCTGTCTGCTGGAATTGCCTATCAAGATGCAAAGGATGAGTTTGATTCGATTTGCCGGTTAATTGCAGAGTCCAGATTATCCCTCGCCAAGGCGTTGCAAGAAGCCGGGCTGCCTGTGGTCGAGACAGATAGTGTGTCTGTCCTCTGCGTTCAGGCAGAACAGCATATCCAAGCCATCGACAGCGCTAAAATTCGGCACGAAACCTTATCGGTTCAATTACTTGCCGCGCAGTCACTGGCCACAACGTTAAAGCAAACTACTGAGGATGCGAAAGCGGAGGCAAGCCGTTGGTCTAAAGCCTGGGCAACAACGCTCGCCAAGACGGGGTTATCCCCTGACAGCGATAGTGGCACGGCGGAAGGGGCTCTTGAGCTCATTGAGCAAATCGCCGAAAAGTTAGACAAGATGCGGCAGATTCAAGTCGAGCGTATCGACACCATGAATGCGGATCTGAAGGGGTTTTCTGTTGAAGCACATCGTCTCGCGCAAATCGTTGCCGCTGAGCTCAAAGATCAGCCGGCCGAGCAAATTGCTCTCACATTAGCCCAGCGTTTAGAGCGAGCCCGCGAGTCTTTTGCGGAAAGCAGTCGGCTTAAAGAAGCCCTGCGTATTGCAAACAGCCAGGTATTGGAAGCCAAGGAATCCAGTCAAACCGCCATGGCGAGTTTGAAACCCTTATTGGAAAAAGCAGGCGTCGACACCACGACTTTGTTGAATGAAGCAATTGGTCGATCTGACGAGCAGCGTCGCCTAAATGCCGAGCTGGCAGAGGCTAATACTACTCTTCTCAATGGGGGAGATGGACTAACGCGGAGGCAAATCGAAGCCGAGATTGATGCCGCTAACCTAGTTCAGCTGGCCGCTGAACTCGCACACATCAACGCTGAAATTGCCGATGCAGTGCAGCAGCAAACAATACTTTCGGCTGACCATGCAAATGCCTTGCGGGCTTTGTCCGAAATCGGTGGCTCAGACGCGGCCACACAGGCGGAGGCCCAACGCCAAGAGGCGCTTGCGCAAATGTCGGATGCCGCCGAACGTTATGTCAAAGTTTTTACCGCCGGGCGCTTGCTCCGTTGGTCAATTGACCGCTATCGAGAAGAGAAGCAGGGGCCACTGTTACAACGCGCGGGTACGATCTTTTCGACCTTAACGTCCGGATCGTTTAGTAAGTTGATTGTGGATTTTGAACGGGAGCCGATGGTGTTGGAAGGGCTACGCTCTGATGGCAAGCTGGTCGGTATTTCTGGCATGAGCGACGGCACACGAGATCAGCTTTATTTGGCACTGCGATTGGCGGCCCTGGAAATGCACCTGGAACAGGCCATGCCGTTGCCCTTCGTCGCCGACGATCTATTTATCAACTACGATGATGTCCGATCAAAAGCGGGGTTTGAAGCACTTAAGGCATTGTCAGAACAAACCCAAGTTATTTTTCTGAGCCACCATGACCATTTGATTCCAACAGTTCAAGAGGTGTTTGGTAAGCAAGTGAATATTGTACTCTTTTGATTGGTATGAACAAACTAAACAACTGGAAAATAGCTTCCAATTTTTGGACCAATAAAAACGACTTTAGCATCCAATAGGCTATTTTGTTAACAGGTGGCGATAAAAGTACTCATCAGGAACCAATATTAAAACCGCCCAAGGTCTTGCCCATATACCCAACTTTTACACAATAAAATAAAAAAATTCATGTATCTGGCGCAGCTGAGTATCTCCAATTTTCGAAAGCTTCTTAAAGCAGAGCTTCAATTCCAGCCCGGCCTCAACGTTTTGGTTGGCGCCAACAACGTTGGAAAAACTGCGGTCGTGGATGCGCTTCGAGCCTTGTTAGCGGGG
This window of the Methylomonas koyamae genome carries:
- a CDS encoding ATP-binding protein; this translates as MRFHRLDLIKYGKFSDRSVEFPAAKHDFHLIVGPNEAGKSTLRSAIVDLLFGIPPRSVHGFLHPLNELRLGAYIGNAAGTLEFQRAKAQKQTLRSPVDAILSDSALTPFLGTADRSFFDQMFGLDHTRLVSGGNSILNAENDVGQILFQSAAGVASLGKIRDALVAEADKLWAPRKSNERAYYIASDQLDKATIALKEATVRTKVWVDANSKVESLQEALSHERERHQQLQIQRNRLERIRRLAPFLITLRENEQKLAELGEVIELPAEAAATLASAERELAIALERLDLRNAEAENLTEALSHIEVDEAVLELAADITKLDNLRLQYSAYEGDIAHRKKEIAALWQAVGQACTQLGWAQDSESAIAQRLPTLLVRRELRQLVRDRGGIFQTLRAAEQAEKTKNSEIKTLSAQLADLQMGEIKPALRAALATAKSLGDTEIALQKRQATLTRTKSALDGLLLDLGQWRKPLPELMALQPPSQEKLTRLMQERQALIADRKADLLRLKNQTAEVARIELQIAQFKALHHPITLEAVLEARTERDTAWAAIKTGEIDLKREGHTFEEKMTHADQVADRRLDDVEEATELQSLNQLLEREQQSLTLIEGQCSQLEAELQLFDDRWAQEAIGMDLAGMNLEDIGAWMLRRERALSAGIAYQDAKDEFDSICRLIAESRLSLAKALQEAGLPVVETDSVSVLCVQAEQHIQAIDSAKIRHETLSVQLLAAQSLATTLKQTTEDAKAEASRWSKAWATTLAKTGLSPDSDSGTAEGALELIEQIAEKLDKMRQIQVERIDTMNADLKGFSVEAHRLAQIVAAELKDQPAEQIALTLAQRLERARESFAESSRLKEALRIANSQVLEAKESSQTAMASLKPLLEKAGVDTTTLLNEAIGRSDEQRRLNAELAEANTTLLNGGDGLTRRQIEAEIDAANLVQLAAELAHINAEIADAVQQQTILSADHANALRALSEIGGSDAATQAEAQRQEALAQMSDAAERYVKVFTAGRLLRWSIDRYREEKQGPLLQRAGTIFSTLTSGSFSKLIVDFEREPMVLEGLRSDGKLVGISGMSDGTRDQLYLALRLAALEMHLEQAMPLPFVADDLFINYDDVRSKAGFEALKALSEQTQVIFLSHHDHLIPTVQEVFGKQVNIVLF